A DNA window from Takifugu flavidus isolate HTHZ2018 chromosome 15, ASM371156v2, whole genome shotgun sequence contains the following coding sequences:
- the si:dkey-181m9.8 gene encoding E3 ubiquitin-protein ligase RNF31 isoform X3: protein MLPVGAEEELRTLRECHYRYPEETLYDLQRVRSQFPDLRLFVDFYCFLNKEKKRLVHLAGTLPVLYEGSEYNIPVCIWLHETHPVSRPRCYVCPSVSMVINPSCTCVDATGIINLDGLRNWTHGVSSLSLLVSDMVQMFQKDTPLYERCAVGPPAPESDKSRKLKPGKSYTEELMGIDFSSPPSSSSNSSSCSAVEPLSRTLGALTLASRPSRDPQGGSQAPTGATRKGEKAPDSGPAPGNPPVGTEKVQPHPGTKLEYLKMAALLPPDRAKVFLLLMSTPGHSFTLADVLEAVQLNRDFPSALKFLSHSCPICQEQVSFSQIITMTHCSCFLCQTCFKTFFSSAIKEKSIDLLVCPQCGKPEVKDPGRMEESMDYFNLLDTQRKLRDRALQEMPNFRWCSHCSFGVLHEADRLRMDCPSCKKSTCSQCRSPWSPQHQGLSCQQFRLWQQQNQVDHHSTQLWSYKSFACPSCQCVFSLSRGGCLHFTCSQCQHQFCGGCSRPFSLGSECRFSAECRTRGLHAHHPRDCLYHLRDWSVSRLHLLLQHYRVSPTCLEASEGSSPASCCTGTCSVLELRDDSSRREEACGRAALPGHRGYCEVHYKERLVELVNHFGCDPVVLFSPAEMRAELQRWNVVVPPPSLDEPERLYVHRLRLTLTNRVPLWKLPSVVQHHGNRPPPPSAGAPHPLTD, encoded by the exons ATGCTGCCCGTCggagctgaggaagagctgcGGACTTTAAGGGAG TGTCACTACAGGTATCCAGAAGAGACTCTGTATGACCTTCAGAGGGTCCGCTCTCAGTTTCCTGACCTTCGGCTCTTTGTGGATTTTTACT GTTTTCtaaacaaagagaagaagcGGCTGGTCCACCTGGCCGGGACCCTTCCCGTCCTCTATGAGG gaagtgagtaTAATATCCCAGTGTGCATCTGGCTACATGAGACGCACCCAGTGTCCCGCCCCCGCTGTTATGTCTGCCCATCTGTCTCCATGGTAATCAATCCATCCTGTACATGTGTGGATGCTACTGGGATCATTAACCTGGACGGCCTGAGGAACTGGACCCAC GGAGTTTCCAGCCTCTCACTGTTGGTGTCAGACATGGTGCAGATGTTCCAGAAGGACACGCCCCTTTACGAAAGGTGTGCTGTCGGGCCGCCGGCACCAGAGTCCGACAAAAG caggaagctgaagccAGGGAAGTCGTACACGGAGGAACTCATGGGAATCGACTTCAGCTcgcccccctcctcatcctccaactcctcctcctgctcag CTGTAGAACCTCTCAGCAGGACGCTGGGTGCTTTAACACTGGCCTCAAGGCCCAGCAGGGACCCTCAGGGGGGGTCACAAGCACCAACAGGGGCAACCAGGAAGGGGGAGAAGGCTCCAGACTCTGGACCAGCACCTGGGAATCCTCCAGTTGGTACGGAGAAGGTTCAGCCCCATCCAGGAACTAAGCTGGAGTATCTGAAG ATGGCGGCTCTGCTCCCTCCAGACCGGGCCAAAGTCTTCCTGTTGCTGATGTCCACGCCGGGCCACAGCTTCACCCTCGCTGATGTTCTGGAGGCCGTGCAGCTCAACAGGGACTTCCCATCAGCGCTCAAGTtcctgagccacagctgccCCATCTGTCAGGAGCAGGTGTCCTTCAGCCAG ATCATCACGATGACTCattgctcctgcttcctgtgtcaAACCTGTTTTAAGACCTTTTTCTCGTCTGCAATTAAAGAGAAGAGTATCGATCTGCTGGTTTGTCCTCAGTGTGGCAAACCAGAGGTCAAAGATCCAGGCCGGATGGAGGAGTCCATGGACTACTTCAACCTGCTGGACACACAG AGGAAGCTCAGAGACCGAGCTCTACAGGAGATGCCGAACTTCAGGTGGTGTTCTCAT TGCTCCTTCGGGGTGCTCCATGAAGCGGACCGGCTGAGGATGGACTGTCCCAGCTGTAAGAAGAGCACCTGCAGCCAGTGCCGATCACCT tggtCCCCTCAACATCAGGGTCTCTCCTGCCAACAGTTCAGgttgtggcagcagcagaaccaggtgGACCATCACAGCACTCAGCTGTGGAGCTACAAGAGCTTTG CGTGTCCCAGCTGCCAGTGTGTCTTCAGCCTGTCCAGAGGAGGGTGTCTGCACTTCACCTGCAGCCAGTGTCAGCACCAGTtctgtggaggctgcagccgcCCCTTCAGCCTGGGATCT GAATGCCGTTTCTCTGCTGAGTGTCGCACCAGAGGTCTCCACGCCCACCACCCCAGAGACTGTCTGTACCACCTGCGGGACTGGAGCGTGAGCCgcctgcacctgctgctgcag CATTACAGAGTCTCTCCCACCTGTCTGGAAGCTTCTGAGGGCAGCtcacctgccagctgctgcacag GGACGTGCTCggttctggagctgagagaCGACAGCAGCAGACGGGAGGAGGCCTGTGGACGAGCCGCTCTGCCTGGACACAGAGGCTACTGCGA GGTGCACTATAAGGAGCgtctggtggagctggtgaacCACTTCGGCTGTGACCCCGTGGTCCTCTTCAGCCCCGCAGAgatgagagcagagctgcagcggtGGAACGTGGTCGTTCCCCCCCCGAGTCTGGACGAGCCGGAGCGGCTGTACGTGCACCGCCTCCGCCTG ACTCTGACCAATCGCGTTCCTCTCTGGAAGCTCCCATCAGTGGTCCAGCACCATGGCAAccgcccccctccaccctctgctGGGGCTCCTCACCCCCTCACAGACTGA
- the si:dkey-181m9.8 gene encoding E3 ubiquitin-protein ligase RNF31 isoform X1, giving the protein MLPVGAEEELRTLRECHYRYPEETLYDLQRVRSQFPDLRLFVDFYCFLNKEKKRLVHLAGTLPVLYEGSEYNIPVCIWLHETHPVSRPRCYVCPSVSMVINPSCTCVDATGIINLDGLRNWTHGVSSLSLLVSDMVQMFQKDTPLYERCAVGPPAPESDKSRKLKPGKSYTEELMGIDFSSPPSSSSNSSSCSAVEPLSRTLGALTLASRPSRDPQGGSQAPTGATRKGEKAPDSGPAPGNPPVGTEKVQPHPGTKLEYLKMAALLPPDRAKVFLLLMSTPGHSFTLADVLEAVQLNRDFPSALKFLSHSCPICQEQVSFSQIITMTHCSCFLCQTCFKTFFSSAIKEKSIDLLVCPQCGKPEVKDPGRMEESMDYFNLLDTQIRHFLPPHIHELFQRKLRDRALQEMPNFRWCSHCSFGVLHEADRLRMDCPSCKKSTCSQCRSPWSPQHQGLSCQQFRLWQQQNQVDHHSTQLWSYKSFACPSCQCVFSLSRGGCLHFTCSQCQHQFCGGCSRPFSLGSECRFSAECRTRGLHAHHPRDCLYHLRDWSVSRLHLLLQHYRVSPTCLEASEGSSPASCCTGTCSVLELRDDSSRREEACGRAALPGHRGYCEVHYKERLVELVNHFGCDPVVLFSPAEMRAELQRWNVVVPPPSLDEPERLYVHRLRLTLTNRVPLWKLPSVVQHHGNRPPPPSAGAPHPLTD; this is encoded by the exons ATGCTGCCCGTCggagctgaggaagagctgcGGACTTTAAGGGAG TGTCACTACAGGTATCCAGAAGAGACTCTGTATGACCTTCAGAGGGTCCGCTCTCAGTTTCCTGACCTTCGGCTCTTTGTGGATTTTTACT GTTTTCtaaacaaagagaagaagcGGCTGGTCCACCTGGCCGGGACCCTTCCCGTCCTCTATGAGG gaagtgagtaTAATATCCCAGTGTGCATCTGGCTACATGAGACGCACCCAGTGTCCCGCCCCCGCTGTTATGTCTGCCCATCTGTCTCCATGGTAATCAATCCATCCTGTACATGTGTGGATGCTACTGGGATCATTAACCTGGACGGCCTGAGGAACTGGACCCAC GGAGTTTCCAGCCTCTCACTGTTGGTGTCAGACATGGTGCAGATGTTCCAGAAGGACACGCCCCTTTACGAAAGGTGTGCTGTCGGGCCGCCGGCACCAGAGTCCGACAAAAG caggaagctgaagccAGGGAAGTCGTACACGGAGGAACTCATGGGAATCGACTTCAGCTcgcccccctcctcatcctccaactcctcctcctgctcag CTGTAGAACCTCTCAGCAGGACGCTGGGTGCTTTAACACTGGCCTCAAGGCCCAGCAGGGACCCTCAGGGGGGGTCACAAGCACCAACAGGGGCAACCAGGAAGGGGGAGAAGGCTCCAGACTCTGGACCAGCACCTGGGAATCCTCCAGTTGGTACGGAGAAGGTTCAGCCCCATCCAGGAACTAAGCTGGAGTATCTGAAG ATGGCGGCTCTGCTCCCTCCAGACCGGGCCAAAGTCTTCCTGTTGCTGATGTCCACGCCGGGCCACAGCTTCACCCTCGCTGATGTTCTGGAGGCCGTGCAGCTCAACAGGGACTTCCCATCAGCGCTCAAGTtcctgagccacagctgccCCATCTGTCAGGAGCAGGTGTCCTTCAGCCAG ATCATCACGATGACTCattgctcctgcttcctgtgtcaAACCTGTTTTAAGACCTTTTTCTCGTCTGCAATTAAAGAGAAGAGTATCGATCTGCTGGTTTGTCCTCAGTGTGGCAAACCAGAGGTCAAAGATCCAGGCCGGATGGAGGAGTCCATGGACTACTTCAACCTGCTGGACACACAG ATTCGCCACTTCCTGCCGCCTCATATCCACGAACTGTTTCAGAGGAAGCTCAGAGACCGAGCTCTACAGGAGATGCCGAACTTCAGGTGGTGTTCTCAT TGCTCCTTCGGGGTGCTCCATGAAGCGGACCGGCTGAGGATGGACTGTCCCAGCTGTAAGAAGAGCACCTGCAGCCAGTGCCGATCACCT tggtCCCCTCAACATCAGGGTCTCTCCTGCCAACAGTTCAGgttgtggcagcagcagaaccaggtgGACCATCACAGCACTCAGCTGTGGAGCTACAAGAGCTTTG CGTGTCCCAGCTGCCAGTGTGTCTTCAGCCTGTCCAGAGGAGGGTGTCTGCACTTCACCTGCAGCCAGTGTCAGCACCAGTtctgtggaggctgcagccgcCCCTTCAGCCTGGGATCT GAATGCCGTTTCTCTGCTGAGTGTCGCACCAGAGGTCTCCACGCCCACCACCCCAGAGACTGTCTGTACCACCTGCGGGACTGGAGCGTGAGCCgcctgcacctgctgctgcag CATTACAGAGTCTCTCCCACCTGTCTGGAAGCTTCTGAGGGCAGCtcacctgccagctgctgcacag GGACGTGCTCggttctggagctgagagaCGACAGCAGCAGACGGGAGGAGGCCTGTGGACGAGCCGCTCTGCCTGGACACAGAGGCTACTGCGA GGTGCACTATAAGGAGCgtctggtggagctggtgaacCACTTCGGCTGTGACCCCGTGGTCCTCTTCAGCCCCGCAGAgatgagagcagagctgcagcggtGGAACGTGGTCGTTCCCCCCCCGAGTCTGGACGAGCCGGAGCGGCTGTACGTGCACCGCCTCCGCCTG ACTCTGACCAATCGCGTTCCTCTCTGGAAGCTCCCATCAGTGGTCCAGCACCATGGCAAccgcccccctccaccctctgctGGGGCTCCTCACCCCCTCACAGACTGA
- the si:dkey-181m9.8 gene encoding E3 ubiquitin-protein ligase RNF31 isoform X2, which yields MLPVGAEEELRTLRECHYRYPEETLYDLQRVRSQFPDLRLFVDFYCFLNKEKKRLVHLAGTLPVLYEGSEYNIPVCIWLHETHPVSRPRCYVCPSVSMVINPSCTCVDATGIINLDGLRNWTHGVSSLSLLVSDMVQMFQKDTPLYERCAVGPPAPESDKRKLKPGKSYTEELMGIDFSSPPSSSSNSSSCSAVEPLSRTLGALTLASRPSRDPQGGSQAPTGATRKGEKAPDSGPAPGNPPVGTEKVQPHPGTKLEYLKMAALLPPDRAKVFLLLMSTPGHSFTLADVLEAVQLNRDFPSALKFLSHSCPICQEQVSFSQIITMTHCSCFLCQTCFKTFFSSAIKEKSIDLLVCPQCGKPEVKDPGRMEESMDYFNLLDTQIRHFLPPHIHELFQRKLRDRALQEMPNFRWCSHCSFGVLHEADRLRMDCPSCKKSTCSQCRSPWSPQHQGLSCQQFRLWQQQNQVDHHSTQLWSYKSFACPSCQCVFSLSRGGCLHFTCSQCQHQFCGGCSRPFSLGSECRFSAECRTRGLHAHHPRDCLYHLRDWSVSRLHLLLQHYRVSPTCLEASEGSSPASCCTGTCSVLELRDDSSRREEACGRAALPGHRGYCEVHYKERLVELVNHFGCDPVVLFSPAEMRAELQRWNVVVPPPSLDEPERLYVHRLRLTLTNRVPLWKLPSVVQHHGNRPPPPSAGAPHPLTD from the exons ATGCTGCCCGTCggagctgaggaagagctgcGGACTTTAAGGGAG TGTCACTACAGGTATCCAGAAGAGACTCTGTATGACCTTCAGAGGGTCCGCTCTCAGTTTCCTGACCTTCGGCTCTTTGTGGATTTTTACT GTTTTCtaaacaaagagaagaagcGGCTGGTCCACCTGGCCGGGACCCTTCCCGTCCTCTATGAGG gaagtgagtaTAATATCCCAGTGTGCATCTGGCTACATGAGACGCACCCAGTGTCCCGCCCCCGCTGTTATGTCTGCCCATCTGTCTCCATGGTAATCAATCCATCCTGTACATGTGTGGATGCTACTGGGATCATTAACCTGGACGGCCTGAGGAACTGGACCCAC GGAGTTTCCAGCCTCTCACTGTTGGTGTCAGACATGGTGCAGATGTTCCAGAAGGACACGCCCCTTTACGAAAGGTGTGCTGTCGGGCCGCCGGCACCAGAGTCCGACAAAAG gaagctgaagccAGGGAAGTCGTACACGGAGGAACTCATGGGAATCGACTTCAGCTcgcccccctcctcatcctccaactcctcctcctgctcag CTGTAGAACCTCTCAGCAGGACGCTGGGTGCTTTAACACTGGCCTCAAGGCCCAGCAGGGACCCTCAGGGGGGGTCACAAGCACCAACAGGGGCAACCAGGAAGGGGGAGAAGGCTCCAGACTCTGGACCAGCACCTGGGAATCCTCCAGTTGGTACGGAGAAGGTTCAGCCCCATCCAGGAACTAAGCTGGAGTATCTGAAG ATGGCGGCTCTGCTCCCTCCAGACCGGGCCAAAGTCTTCCTGTTGCTGATGTCCACGCCGGGCCACAGCTTCACCCTCGCTGATGTTCTGGAGGCCGTGCAGCTCAACAGGGACTTCCCATCAGCGCTCAAGTtcctgagccacagctgccCCATCTGTCAGGAGCAGGTGTCCTTCAGCCAG ATCATCACGATGACTCattgctcctgcttcctgtgtcaAACCTGTTTTAAGACCTTTTTCTCGTCTGCAATTAAAGAGAAGAGTATCGATCTGCTGGTTTGTCCTCAGTGTGGCAAACCAGAGGTCAAAGATCCAGGCCGGATGGAGGAGTCCATGGACTACTTCAACCTGCTGGACACACAG ATTCGCCACTTCCTGCCGCCTCATATCCACGAACTGTTTCAGAGGAAGCTCAGAGACCGAGCTCTACAGGAGATGCCGAACTTCAGGTGGTGTTCTCAT TGCTCCTTCGGGGTGCTCCATGAAGCGGACCGGCTGAGGATGGACTGTCCCAGCTGTAAGAAGAGCACCTGCAGCCAGTGCCGATCACCT tggtCCCCTCAACATCAGGGTCTCTCCTGCCAACAGTTCAGgttgtggcagcagcagaaccaggtgGACCATCACAGCACTCAGCTGTGGAGCTACAAGAGCTTTG CGTGTCCCAGCTGCCAGTGTGTCTTCAGCCTGTCCAGAGGAGGGTGTCTGCACTTCACCTGCAGCCAGTGTCAGCACCAGTtctgtggaggctgcagccgcCCCTTCAGCCTGGGATCT GAATGCCGTTTCTCTGCTGAGTGTCGCACCAGAGGTCTCCACGCCCACCACCCCAGAGACTGTCTGTACCACCTGCGGGACTGGAGCGTGAGCCgcctgcacctgctgctgcag CATTACAGAGTCTCTCCCACCTGTCTGGAAGCTTCTGAGGGCAGCtcacctgccagctgctgcacag GGACGTGCTCggttctggagctgagagaCGACAGCAGCAGACGGGAGGAGGCCTGTGGACGAGCCGCTCTGCCTGGACACAGAGGCTACTGCGA GGTGCACTATAAGGAGCgtctggtggagctggtgaacCACTTCGGCTGTGACCCCGTGGTCCTCTTCAGCCCCGCAGAgatgagagcagagctgcagcggtGGAACGTGGTCGTTCCCCCCCCGAGTCTGGACGAGCCGGAGCGGCTGTACGTGCACCGCCTCCGCCTG ACTCTGACCAATCGCGTTCCTCTCTGGAAGCTCCCATCAGTGGTCCAGCACCATGGCAAccgcccccctccaccctctgctGGGGCTCCTCACCCCCTCACAGACTGA
- the si:dkey-181m9.8 gene encoding E3 ubiquitin-protein ligase RNF31 isoform X4, translating into MVINPSCTCVDATGIINLDGLRNWTHGVSSLSLLVSDMVQMFQKDTPLYERCAVGPPAPESDKSRKLKPGKSYTEELMGIDFSSPPSSSSNSSSCSAVEPLSRTLGALTLASRPSRDPQGGSQAPTGATRKGEKAPDSGPAPGNPPVGTEKVQPHPGTKLEYLKMAALLPPDRAKVFLLLMSTPGHSFTLADVLEAVQLNRDFPSALKFLSHSCPICQEQVSFSQIITMTHCSCFLCQTCFKTFFSSAIKEKSIDLLVCPQCGKPEVKDPGRMEESMDYFNLLDTQIRHFLPPHIHELFQRKLRDRALQEMPNFRWCSHCSFGVLHEADRLRMDCPSCKKSTCSQCRSPWSPQHQGLSCQQFRLWQQQNQVDHHSTQLWSYKSFACPSCQCVFSLSRGGCLHFTCSQCQHQFCGGCSRPFSLGSECRFSAECRTRGLHAHHPRDCLYHLRDWSVSRLHLLLQHYRVSPTCLEASEGSSPASCCTGTCSVLELRDDSSRREEACGRAALPGHRGYCEVHYKERLVELVNHFGCDPVVLFSPAEMRAELQRWNVVVPPPSLDEPERLYVHRLRLTLTNRVPLWKLPSVVQHHGNRPPPPSAGAPHPLTD; encoded by the exons ATGGTAATCAATCCATCCTGTACATGTGTGGATGCTACTGGGATCATTAACCTGGACGGCCTGAGGAACTGGACCCAC GGAGTTTCCAGCCTCTCACTGTTGGTGTCAGACATGGTGCAGATGTTCCAGAAGGACACGCCCCTTTACGAAAGGTGTGCTGTCGGGCCGCCGGCACCAGAGTCCGACAAAAG caggaagctgaagccAGGGAAGTCGTACACGGAGGAACTCATGGGAATCGACTTCAGCTcgcccccctcctcatcctccaactcctcctcctgctcag CTGTAGAACCTCTCAGCAGGACGCTGGGTGCTTTAACACTGGCCTCAAGGCCCAGCAGGGACCCTCAGGGGGGGTCACAAGCACCAACAGGGGCAACCAGGAAGGGGGAGAAGGCTCCAGACTCTGGACCAGCACCTGGGAATCCTCCAGTTGGTACGGAGAAGGTTCAGCCCCATCCAGGAACTAAGCTGGAGTATCTGAAG ATGGCGGCTCTGCTCCCTCCAGACCGGGCCAAAGTCTTCCTGTTGCTGATGTCCACGCCGGGCCACAGCTTCACCCTCGCTGATGTTCTGGAGGCCGTGCAGCTCAACAGGGACTTCCCATCAGCGCTCAAGTtcctgagccacagctgccCCATCTGTCAGGAGCAGGTGTCCTTCAGCCAG ATCATCACGATGACTCattgctcctgcttcctgtgtcaAACCTGTTTTAAGACCTTTTTCTCGTCTGCAATTAAAGAGAAGAGTATCGATCTGCTGGTTTGTCCTCAGTGTGGCAAACCAGAGGTCAAAGATCCAGGCCGGATGGAGGAGTCCATGGACTACTTCAACCTGCTGGACACACAG ATTCGCCACTTCCTGCCGCCTCATATCCACGAACTGTTTCAGAGGAAGCTCAGAGACCGAGCTCTACAGGAGATGCCGAACTTCAGGTGGTGTTCTCAT TGCTCCTTCGGGGTGCTCCATGAAGCGGACCGGCTGAGGATGGACTGTCCCAGCTGTAAGAAGAGCACCTGCAGCCAGTGCCGATCACCT tggtCCCCTCAACATCAGGGTCTCTCCTGCCAACAGTTCAGgttgtggcagcagcagaaccaggtgGACCATCACAGCACTCAGCTGTGGAGCTACAAGAGCTTTG CGTGTCCCAGCTGCCAGTGTGTCTTCAGCCTGTCCAGAGGAGGGTGTCTGCACTTCACCTGCAGCCAGTGTCAGCACCAGTtctgtggaggctgcagccgcCCCTTCAGCCTGGGATCT GAATGCCGTTTCTCTGCTGAGTGTCGCACCAGAGGTCTCCACGCCCACCACCCCAGAGACTGTCTGTACCACCTGCGGGACTGGAGCGTGAGCCgcctgcacctgctgctgcag CATTACAGAGTCTCTCCCACCTGTCTGGAAGCTTCTGAGGGCAGCtcacctgccagctgctgcacag GGACGTGCTCggttctggagctgagagaCGACAGCAGCAGACGGGAGGAGGCCTGTGGACGAGCCGCTCTGCCTGGACACAGAGGCTACTGCGA GGTGCACTATAAGGAGCgtctggtggagctggtgaacCACTTCGGCTGTGACCCCGTGGTCCTCTTCAGCCCCGCAGAgatgagagcagagctgcagcggtGGAACGTGGTCGTTCCCCCCCCGAGTCTGGACGAGCCGGAGCGGCTGTACGTGCACCGCCTCCGCCTG ACTCTGACCAATCGCGTTCCTCTCTGGAAGCTCCCATCAGTGGTCCAGCACCATGGCAAccgcccccctccaccctctgctGGGGCTCCTCACCCCCTCACAGACTGA